In Numida meleagris isolate 19003 breed g44 Domestic line unplaced genomic scaffold, NumMel1.0 unplaced_Scaffold1500, whole genome shotgun sequence, the sequence GAGGGCCCGGCCGGGCCGCGCTGAGCCGTGCCGCGCTGCCGTTGCAGGTGAAGATCTGGTTCCAGAACAAGCGCTCCAAATTCAAGAAGCTGATGAAGCAGGGAGGGGCGGCCCTGGAGAGCAGCGCCCTGAGCAACGGCCGGGCCCTGTCCGGCGGCTCTCCCCCGGTGCCCGCCGTGTGGAACACCTCCTCCGCCTCCGGCAAGGCGTCCTCGGGCAGCGCGGGCACGTACATCCCCAGCTACACGTCGTGGTACCCCTCGGCCCACCAAGAAGCTATGCAGCAGCCGCAGCTCATGTGAGCCTGAACACGATTTTCCCCGCCGCGAGCcgaaaaaaaattcaaattctcacggacaaaaaaaaaaaaaaagaaaaaaaaaagaaaaaaaaagaaaaaaaaagaaaaaaaagtaagtaaaataaaagggaaaaaaaaaaaacgagaggaggaaggagaagaggacaAAGGCGCGCCAGCAGCCGGCCGGGCCCTCCCGCTCCGGGCACAGATGCGACGCGGCGCGTCCCCGCCGGCGGCAGCTGACGGAGCGCGGCCGGGGGACAATCGGGGCCGCCCCTCTGTCTGGGCGCGTGTGGGATCTGGGTCACGGCCGCGGCCCGGCGGTGCGGGGCAGAGGCCGTACCGCGTCCCGAGCTTTTTCCCCTCTGCGTTTCCCGTCTCTTTCCCCGTCCATCTGTATATTTTTTGTCGTTGTCgaaggggaagaaagggatTTTATTTATTGACCGAACTGCCACTGAGGAGCGCCGGGCGCAGCGGGCCGCGGGGCACGCGGTTCCCACAAAAGAGCCCGGTGCCGTTACCTCGTCCAAAAAACCGAGCAAAAACGAGTCCGAAACACCGCACGGAAGGACGCGCTTTGTAACTTTTCCCATCACTTTTCTACTTCGCTGCTGTGGAGAGTCCCGGCCCCAGCGCCGCGCACCGCCCCGCGCCGAACAAAGGGACGGGCGCTcgccgccccccgccccagAGCGGCTCCGCGAAGCGCTGGGGGG encodes:
- the LOC110390610 gene encoding homeobox protein DLX-1-like; amino-acid sequence: PGRAALSRAALPLQVKIWFQNKRSKFKKLMKQGGAALESSALSNGRALSGGSPPVPAVWNTSSASGKASSGSAGTYIPSYTSWYPSAHQEAMQQPQLM